In Thauera sedimentorum, a single genomic region encodes these proteins:
- a CDS encoding efflux RND transporter permease subunit yields MSRETGDAAAFGISGRLARAFQSNALTPLIALVLLLVGVFATLITPKEEEPQIDVTMANVFVPFPGAAARDVEALVARPAEQVLSRMAGVEHVYSVSRPGLAVITVQFEVGVPNQDALVRLYDTIHSHRDWISPELGVGEPIIKPKGIDDVPILSLTFWTADPDRSAFEMQQVARAVELELKRLPGTRDVATIGGPDRVVRVDMDSQRMNAHGVTAQDIRAALQLANASQPAGALVRDNREVLVQTGTYLESAEDVRRLVVGVADGKPVHLRDVAAVEDGPEQPARYVWFGTGAAAEAAGVPEHGVFPAVTLAVSKKPGANAADVAEQLIARAESLRGAIIPEGVHFTVTRNYGKTASDKASQLIGKLVFATAAVVLLVLFALGRREAVIVGVAVTLTLAATLFASWAWGFTLNRVSLFALIFSIGILVDDAIVVVENIHRWKTLEPDTPLRALIPRAVDEVGGPTILATFTVIAALLPMAFVTGLMGPYMSPIPINASMGMFISLAVAFVVTPWLALRLLRGHGGHDAGGEDRLTRRLDGLFRRIMGPMLDAQRGGRVRGMLWLGVMLLIAVSLALPAMQWVVLKMLPFDNKSEFQVVLDMPVGTPLEDTARVLREIGDELAKIDEVTDWQAYAGTAAPINFNGLVRQYYLRAAPEMGDIQVNLVGKSARARQSHEIASAVRAAVTDIAQRNGGNAKVVEVPPGPPVLSPIVAEVYGPDYAGQLAVAQQVRAAFEATADVHGVDDTVDEAAPKLVLRVDQAKAARMGVAQADIVEVVRLALAGENVTPIHGGDNKYEIPVRIQLPATRQADVGELLRLKVRARDGALVSVSELVEVSETAREQVIHRKDLLPVVYVTGDMGGRLDSPLYGMFDIRSKLAGLQLEGPGRAGELGEWFIRAPEDPYAGYQLKWDGEWQVTYETFRDMGAAYAVGLVLIYLLVVAQFRSYLVPLIIMAPIPLTIIGVMPGHALLGAQFTATSMIGMIALAGIIVRNSILLVDFINQQLEEGVAFAEAVIRAAAVRAKPIGLTALAAMIGAFFILDDPIFNGLAISLIFGILVSTVLTLVVIPVLYYAAMHRRAGMLQGESA; encoded by the coding sequence ATGAGCCGCGAGACGGGAGACGCTGCCGCCTTCGGCATCTCCGGGCGGCTGGCGCGGGCCTTCCAGAGCAATGCGCTGACCCCGTTGATCGCCCTGGTCCTGCTGCTGGTCGGCGTGTTCGCGACGCTGATCACCCCCAAGGAGGAGGAGCCGCAGATCGACGTCACCATGGCCAACGTCTTCGTGCCCTTCCCCGGGGCGGCGGCGCGCGACGTGGAGGCCCTGGTGGCGCGCCCGGCCGAGCAGGTGCTGTCGCGCATGGCCGGTGTCGAGCATGTGTACTCGGTGTCGCGGCCGGGACTGGCCGTGATCACCGTGCAGTTCGAGGTCGGCGTGCCCAACCAGGACGCGCTGGTGCGCCTGTACGACACCATCCACTCGCACCGCGACTGGATCAGCCCTGAGTTGGGCGTGGGCGAGCCGATCATCAAGCCCAAGGGCATCGACGACGTGCCCATCCTCAGCCTCACCTTCTGGACCGCTGACCCCGATCGCTCGGCCTTCGAGATGCAGCAGGTGGCGCGTGCGGTGGAGCTCGAGCTCAAGCGTCTGCCCGGCACCCGCGACGTGGCTACCATCGGCGGCCCCGACCGCGTGGTTCGGGTCGACATGGACAGCCAGCGCATGAATGCGCACGGCGTCACCGCGCAGGACATCCGCGCCGCGTTGCAACTGGCCAACGCCTCTCAGCCGGCCGGTGCGCTGGTGCGGGACAACCGCGAGGTGCTGGTGCAGACCGGCACCTACCTGGAGTCGGCCGAGGACGTGCGCCGGCTGGTGGTCGGCGTGGCCGACGGCAAGCCGGTCCATCTGCGCGACGTCGCCGCGGTGGAGGACGGCCCCGAGCAGCCGGCGCGCTACGTGTGGTTCGGTACCGGGGCGGCTGCGGAGGCGGCGGGCGTGCCCGAGCACGGAGTGTTCCCGGCAGTGACCCTGGCGGTCTCGAAGAAGCCCGGCGCCAACGCCGCCGACGTGGCCGAGCAGCTCATCGCGCGCGCCGAGTCGCTGCGCGGGGCGATCATCCCGGAAGGCGTCCACTTCACGGTGACGCGCAACTACGGCAAGACCGCCAGCGACAAGGCCAGCCAGCTGATCGGCAAGCTGGTGTTCGCTACCGCGGCGGTCGTGCTGCTGGTGCTCTTCGCGCTCGGCCGCCGCGAGGCGGTCATAGTCGGCGTGGCGGTCACCCTGACCCTGGCGGCGACGCTGTTCGCCTCCTGGGCCTGGGGCTTCACCCTCAACCGGGTGAGCCTGTTCGCGCTGATCTTCTCCATCGGCATCCTGGTCGACGACGCCATCGTGGTGGTCGAGAACATCCACCGCTGGAAGACGCTGGAGCCGGACACGCCGCTGCGCGCACTCATTCCCCGCGCGGTCGATGAAGTCGGTGGGCCGACCATCCTGGCCACCTTCACCGTGATCGCCGCGTTGTTGCCGATGGCCTTCGTCACCGGACTGATGGGGCCTTACATGAGCCCGATCCCGATCAACGCCTCGATGGGCATGTTCATCTCGCTGGCGGTGGCCTTCGTGGTCACGCCCTGGCTGGCGCTGCGCCTGCTGCGCGGGCACGGCGGGCACGATGCCGGTGGAGAGGACCGCCTCACCCGCCGGCTGGACGGACTGTTCCGCCGCATCATGGGGCCGATGCTCGATGCGCAGCGCGGCGGGCGGGTGCGCGGGATGCTGTGGCTGGGGGTGATGCTGCTGATCGCCGTGTCCCTGGCGCTGCCGGCGATGCAGTGGGTGGTGCTCAAGATGCTGCCCTTCGACAACAAGTCCGAGTTCCAGGTGGTGCTCGACATGCCGGTGGGCACGCCGCTGGAGGACACCGCCCGGGTGCTGCGCGAGATCGGCGACGAACTCGCGAAGATCGACGAGGTGACCGACTGGCAGGCCTACGCCGGCACCGCCGCGCCGATCAACTTCAACGGCCTGGTGCGCCAGTACTACCTGCGCGCTGCGCCGGAGATGGGCGACATCCAGGTGAACCTGGTGGGCAAGTCGGCGCGCGCGCGGCAGAGCCACGAGATCGCCAGCGCGGTGCGCGCGGCGGTGACCGATATCGCGCAGCGCAATGGCGGCAACGCCAAGGTAGTGGAGGTGCCGCCGGGGCCGCCGGTGCTCTCGCCCATCGTCGCCGAGGTCTACGGCCCGGACTATGCCGGCCAGCTCGCCGTTGCACAGCAGGTGCGCGCCGCCTTCGAGGCCACCGCGGACGTCCATGGCGTGGACGACACGGTGGACGAGGCCGCGCCCAAGCTGGTGCTGCGGGTGGATCAGGCCAAGGCGGCGCGCATGGGCGTGGCCCAGGCCGACATCGTCGAGGTGGTGCGCCTGGCGCTCGCCGGCGAGAACGTCACCCCCATCCACGGCGGCGACAACAAGTACGAGATCCCGGTGCGCATCCAGTTGCCCGCCACCCGCCAGGCGGATGTGGGCGAACTGCTGCGCCTCAAGGTGCGCGCGCGCGACGGCGCCCTGGTGTCGGTGTCGGAACTGGTGGAGGTGAGCGAAACCGCGCGCGAGCAGGTGATCCACCGCAAGGACCTGTTGCCGGTGGTCTATGTGACCGGCGACATGGGCGGGCGGCTGGATTCGCCGCTTTACGGCATGTTCGACATCCGCAGCAAACTGGCCGGCCTGCAGCTGGAAGGGCCGGGGCGCGCGGGAGAGCTGGGCGAATGGTTCATCCGCGCACCGGAAGATCCTTACGCCGGCTACCAGCTCAAGTGGGATGGCGAATGGCAGGTCACCTACGAGACCTTCCGCGACATGGGCGCGGCCTATGCGGTGGGTCTGGTGCTGATCTACCTGCTGGTGGTGGCGCAGTTCCGCTCCTACCTGGTGCCGCTGATCATCATGGCGCCGATCCCGCTCACCATCATCGGCGTGATGCCCGGCCACGCCTTGCTGGGGGCGCAGTTCACCGCCACCTCGATGATCGGGATGATCGCGCTCGCCGGCATCATCGTGCGCAACTCCATCCTGCTGGTGGATTTCATCAACCAGCAGCTCGAGGAGGGCGTGGCCTTCGCCGAGGCGGTGATCCGCGCCGCCGCGGTGCGCGCCAAGCCCATCGGCCTGACCGCGCTGGCGGCGATGATCGGCGCCTTCTTCATCCTCGACGACCCCATCTTCAACGGGCTGGCGATCAGCCTGATCTTCGGCATCCTGGTGTCCACCGTGCTTACGCTGGTGGTCATCCCGGTGCTCTACTATGCCGCCATGCACCGCCGTGCCGGCATGCTGCAAGGAGAATCCGCATGA
- a CDS encoding ATP-binding protein, producing the protein MSDAPPRYRRVLRALDEAREAAREAAAVCADPSRVEPGLLELLVNAIEHGNLGIDHVRKAELLAGGQWEAELARRLDMPAFRERKVVLSAWAMAGGWCFEIADDGAGFDWRPWLAADPARAAAPNGRGIALARSLCFDELYFLPPGNRVRALVFDAATQRA; encoded by the coding sequence GTGAGCGACGCACCGCCGCGCTATCGGCGCGTGCTGCGCGCCCTGGATGAGGCGCGCGAGGCGGCGCGTGAGGCGGCTGCCGTGTGTGCCGATCCCTCCCGGGTGGAACCCGGCCTGCTCGAACTGCTGGTCAATGCGATCGAGCACGGCAACCTCGGCATCGATCATGTCCGCAAGGCCGAGTTGCTGGCCGGCGGGCAGTGGGAGGCCGAGCTCGCGAGGCGGCTGGACATGCCGGCGTTCCGCGAACGGAAGGTAGTGCTGAGCGCCTGGGCGATGGCCGGTGGCTGGTGCTTCGAGATTGCCGACGACGGCGCGGGCTTCGACTGGCGTCCGTGGCTGGCCGCCGATCCGGCCCGTGCGGCGGCGCCCAACGGCCGCGGCATCGCGCTGGCGCGCAGCCTGTGCTTCGACGAGCTGTACTTCCTGCCGCCCGGCAATCGCGTGCGCGCGCTGGTGTTCGACGCCGCCACGCAGCGGGCCTGA
- a CDS encoding YgaP family membrane protein, with protein MTLTTNQYVRIFAGAFVLISLALGVEASPLFVSKHFLWFTAFVGANLFQSGFTGLCPLENILRKLGVKDSVGGC; from the coding sequence ATGACGCTCACCACCAACCAGTACGTGCGCATCTTCGCCGGCGCCTTCGTGCTGATTTCGCTCGCGCTCGGCGTGGAGGCTTCGCCGCTGTTCGTCAGCAAGCACTTCCTGTGGTTCACCGCCTTCGTCGGCGCCAACCTGTTCCAGAGCGGCTTCACCGGCCTGTGCCCGCTAGAGAACATCCTGCGCAAATTGGGCGTCAAGGACAGCGTGGGCGGTTGTTGA